A section of the Pseudomonas flavescens genome encodes:
- a CDS encoding OmpA family protein, with product MSTSSTHAIAVVVFALLASGCASKSYVVLVESPDGTTGAIEVRTDKGLTRVDQKGYAVNLDGSSAQPFQVAEPRLDKDFSAARAAQPAMPKSYLLYFKTGGASLTEKSQAEIPEVLQTVRERGPSAVSVIGHTDTVGSKTYNEDLGLLRARAIARQLQDNGLQALELVVTSHGEGNLLVDTPDNKPEPANRRVEVTVR from the coding sequence ATGTCCACATCATCCACGCATGCAATCGCCGTTGTTGTCTTCGCATTGCTGGCCAGCGGCTGCGCCTCCAAATCCTATGTGGTGCTGGTGGAGAGCCCCGACGGAACCACAGGCGCCATCGAGGTCAGGACCGACAAGGGCCTCACGCGTGTCGACCAGAAGGGCTATGCCGTCAACCTCGACGGCAGCAGCGCCCAGCCGTTCCAGGTGGCCGAGCCCCGTCTCGACAAGGACTTTTCCGCGGCACGGGCGGCGCAGCCCGCGATGCCGAAAAGCTACCTGCTGTACTTCAAGACCGGCGGCGCCAGCCTGACCGAGAAGTCCCAGGCGGAAATTCCGGAAGTGCTGCAGACCGTCAGGGAGCGTGGGCCTTCGGCGGTGTCGGTGATCGGCCACACCGACACCGTTGGCAGCAAGACGTACAACGAAGATCTGGGGCTGTTGCGCGCCCGGGCCATTGCCCGGCAGTTGCAAGACAATGGCCTTCAGGCGCTGGAGCTCGTCGTTACCTCCCATGGCGAAGGCAACCTGTTGGTCGATACCCCGGACAACAAACCGGAGCCCGCCAACCGCAGGGTCGAAGTCACCGTGCGCTGA
- a CDS encoding FecR family protein: MKKEITVFARFRIWPLASALLASVALAAEPATSIGYVMKVQGEATVSIDGTTQSATIGTPLYVGSVVKTGPAGSMGVTLKDNTLMSFGPNSELTIDEFLFDPAQDDLKLSAKITHGTLDYVSGTIAKLKPKAVEINTPTGTIGVRGTHFLVKVD; this comes from the coding sequence ATGAAGAAGGAGATTACTGTGTTTGCTCGCTTCAGGATATGGCCACTTGCCAGTGCCTTGCTGGCCTCGGTAGCGCTCGCAGCTGAGCCAGCGACATCGATAGGTTACGTGATGAAGGTACAGGGAGAAGCCACCGTCAGCATAGATGGCACAACGCAATCGGCGACGATTGGCACGCCATTGTACGTCGGCAGCGTGGTAAAAACCGGTCCGGCAGGCTCGATGGGGGTGACCTTGAAGGACAACACCCTGATGTCTTTCGGCCCCAACAGCGAGCTGACCATCGATGAATTTCTCTTCGACCCGGCCCAGGACGACCTGAAACTCAGCGCCAAGATCACCCACGGCACGCTCGATTACGTTTCCGGCACCATCGCCAAGCTCAAGCCCAAGGCCGTCGAGATCAACACCCCGACCGGCACCATCGGCGTGCGTGGCACCCACTTCCTCGTCAAGGTCGACTGA
- a CDS encoding HD domain-containing phosphohydrolase, giving the protein MSSGQIKPRFRLRFRSSKLVVASFVLLQLGPILALTLGVAPAVSLCLSIVIVLCTMPLVLNGMESIDRTIDLLVQDTQKIRQMDFSGELPPASMFAEIETLNRNHIEMKAALQSQTHALQVSQMKLSSLVENGLLLSSERDRDALLRHILMQGKRICNAQAATMYLKTEHKTLRFALRSMDDELPTFEIPLYDPQTGLRNERHVSTYAALHNETVVIDDVYAESRFDLSGTRGFDSESGFHTVSMLTVPLAPRGGEVIGVLQFMNALDVDTGEVIAFSPQVISFIGALASQAAVALENHNLIDSQRALIDGMIEILAGAIDAKSPYTGAHCERVPELAMMLAEAASEVSEGPLEHFRFTTADEWREFRIGAWLHDCGKITTPEHVVDKATKLETIYNRIHEVRMRFEVLLRDAQIERLQRVLDGQDRAQADAQYRQLAQTLQDEFAFIAGCNIGGELMNPEHVGTLHTAGERTWLRHFDDRLGLSTAELARVAELPVMPLPAVERLLADKPHHIFPRPETKAFDPKYGFQVSVPEHLYNHGELYNLSISRGTLTAEERFKINEHIIQTIVMLENLPLPSNLKRVPEYAGTHHETLLGTGYPRKLDKSQLSIPARIMAIADIFEALTASDRPYKQAKTLSESIEILARLRDKGHIDADLFALFLQAGLPMRYAERHLHADQIDAIDVDRFLPQEEIRETAETAHPIA; this is encoded by the coding sequence ATGTCATCAGGGCAAATCAAGCCGCGATTCAGGCTACGGTTCAGAAGCAGCAAGCTGGTGGTCGCCAGCTTCGTGCTTTTGCAGCTGGGGCCTATATTGGCGCTTACCCTGGGTGTTGCGCCAGCGGTCTCGCTCTGCCTGTCCATCGTGATAGTGCTGTGCACCATGCCGCTGGTGCTCAACGGAATGGAAAGCATCGATCGCACCATCGATCTGCTGGTGCAGGACACCCAGAAAATCCGCCAGATGGATTTTTCCGGCGAGCTGCCGCCCGCGTCGATGTTCGCCGAAATCGAAACCCTCAATCGCAACCACATCGAGATGAAAGCGGCCCTGCAAAGCCAGACCCACGCGCTGCAGGTCTCCCAGATGAAGCTTTCCAGCCTGGTCGAGAACGGCCTGCTGCTGTCATCCGAACGCGACCGTGACGCGCTGCTGCGGCATATCCTGATGCAGGGCAAGCGCATCTGTAATGCCCAGGCCGCCACCATGTACCTGAAGACGGAGCACAAAACGCTGCGCTTCGCGTTGCGCTCCATGGACGATGAACTGCCGACGTTCGAAATCCCCCTGTACGACCCGCAGACCGGGCTGCGCAACGAACGGCATGTGTCGACCTACGCGGCACTGCACAACGAAACCGTGGTGATCGACGACGTCTACGCCGAGAGCCGTTTCGACCTTAGCGGCACCCGTGGTTTCGACAGCGAGTCCGGCTTCCATACCGTCTCCATGCTGACCGTGCCGCTGGCGCCACGTGGCGGCGAAGTGATCGGCGTGCTGCAGTTCATGAATGCCCTGGATGTCGACACCGGCGAGGTGATCGCCTTCTCGCCACAGGTGATCTCGTTCATTGGCGCGCTGGCCTCCCAGGCTGCCGTCGCCCTGGAAAACCACAACCTCATCGATTCGCAGCGGGCCTTGATCGACGGCATGATCGAAATCCTCGCCGGCGCGATCGACGCCAAGAGCCCCTATACCGGCGCGCACTGCGAGCGCGTACCGGAGCTGGCGATGATGCTCGCCGAGGCCGCCAGCGAGGTCAGCGAAGGGCCGCTGGAGCACTTCCGTTTCACCACCGCAGACGAATGGCGCGAGTTTCGTATCGGTGCCTGGCTGCACGACTGCGGCAAGATCACCACGCCGGAACACGTGGTCGACAAGGCCACCAAGCTGGAGACGATCTACAACCGCATCCACGAGGTGCGCATGCGCTTCGAGGTGCTGTTGCGCGATGCGCAGATCGAGCGCCTGCAGCGCGTGCTGGATGGCCAGGATCGGGCGCAGGCCGATGCGCAGTATCGGCAACTGGCCCAGACGCTGCAGGATGAATTCGCCTTCATTGCCGGGTGCAATATCGGCGGCGAGCTCATGAACCCCGAGCATGTGGGCACCCTTCACACAGCGGGAGAACGAACCTGGCTGCGGCATTTCGATGATCGCCTGGGGCTCTCCACCGCCGAGTTGGCGCGCGTCGCCGAACTGCCGGTAATGCCGCTGCCTGCGGTCGAACGGCTCTTGGCCGACAAGCCCCATCACATATTCCCGCGCCCCGAGACCAAGGCGTTCGACCCCAAGTACGGTTTTCAGGTCAGCGTGCCCGAGCATCTCTACAACCATGGTGAGCTCTACAACCTGAGTATCAGCCGCGGCACCCTGACTGCCGAAGAGCGCTTCAAGATCAACGAGCACATCATCCAGACCATCGTCATGCTCGAAAATCTACCGTTGCCTTCGAACCTCAAGCGGGTTCCCGAGTACGCCGGCACCCACCACGAAACCCTGCTCGGAACCGGCTACCCGCGAAAGCTCGACAAGAGCCAGCTGTCCATTCCGGCGCGCATCATGGCCATCGCGGATATCTTCGAAGCGCTGACCGCCTCCGACCGCCCCTACAAGCAGGCGAAGACCCTGTCCGAGTCGATCGAAATCCTCGCCAGGCTGCGCGACAAGGGCCATATCGATGCCGATCTGTTCGCACTGTTTCTGCAGGCAGGGCTGCCGATGCGTTACGCCGAGCGCCATTTGCACGCCGATCAGATCGACGCCATCGACGTCGATCGCTTTCTGCCCCAGGAAGAAATCCGTGAAACTGCCGAGACCGCACACCCAATCGCCTGA